The stretch of DNA CTCCCGCATCAGTTCCATCGTCTTTTCCGGACTGCCGGTGACTGAGGACAGCATTGCCGCGAAAAAGTAGGCGGGTTCATTCGCCTTCAAAAAGGCAAGCCGATAGGATATCAATGAATAGGCAACGGCATGACTTTTCGGGAAACCGTAATCGGCGAATTTGACGATGAGATCGTAGACTGCCTGACCGGCTGCTTCCGGAAACCCTTTCTCCATGGCGCGTCCGACAAACCGGCCCCGTTCCTCCTTTAACACTTCCCTATTCTTTTTACTAATCGCCCGCCGAAGCAGATCCGCTTCCGCCATCGTATATCCAGCCACACGATAAGCGATTTGCATGATCTGCTCCTGATAGACGATGACTCCATAAGTCTCCTTCAAGACCGGTTCCAATGCGGGATGTATATAATCCACTTGTTCCTGTCCGTTTTTCCTTCTGCTGTACAAAGGGATATTCTCCATCGGACCGGGACGATATAAAGCGTTGACCGCAAACAAATCCTCGAACCGGGTTGGTCGGATTAGGCGCAACGCATCCCTCATCCCATCGGATTCGAACTGGAAAATGCCTGTTGTATCCCCGTTCCTGAACAGCTCGAAAGTCTTTTCGTCATCGAGAGGTATTTTTTCGAAAGCGATATGGACCCCTTTATCAAAGGCGATCATGGAACGGATCCGATCCAGGAGCGTCAAATTCCGCAAGCCGAGGAAATCCATCTTCAAGAGACCTTGTTCCTCTACATCCCCCATCGACCATTGAGTAAGATAAATTCCATCTCCGCCTTGCTGCAGCGGGACCCTTTCCACAAGTGGATCGGGCGATAAGATGACACCTGCGGCATGGGTCGACGCATTCCTTGGCAACCCTTCCAGCATCGAGGCGACTTCCAGCCATTTGCCGCGGATCGGGTCCAAGCTGATCCAATCCCGCAATGCGCTGGATTTGGCAATCGCATCGTTCAAGGTCTGTCTCGAGCTTCCTTGGATGTTCCGCGAAATGAAGGCCATTTCTTCATTGGAAAAATCAAAAACCCGCGCCACGTCCCGAGCCACCGCTTTGGATGAAAGCGTGCCGAATGTAATGATTTGGGCTACATGCGACGTGCCGTATTTCCGGGCGACGTAGGCAATGACCTCCGATCGGCGATGGTCTGCAAAATCGATGTCTATATCAGGCATCGTAATACGGCCCGGGTTCAAGAACCGTTCAAAAATAAGCCCATAGCGGATCGGGTCGACATCGGTGATTCCAAGGGCAAATGCAACCAACGATCCAGCGGAAGAGCCCCTTCCCGGACCTGTCAGAATTCCATTTTCCGCCGCAAACCGCATAAAGTCTTCCACTATCAAGAAATAGTCGGCATAGCCCATTTCGTGAATGACCTGCACCTCATAACGGAGACGATCCAAGTAGGCAGGCTCCACCATACCCAAACGTTTTTCCAATCCTGCCATAACATTCCGTTCCAATCGGGAAACCGCCGTTTCGCCTTCCGGCAAAGGAAACGCAGGCATCAACATCTGCGTCGATGGCAGGCCCGCCTTGCAAGAAAGAAGCATTTGAGTACAATTGGCCAACCAGTCCGGCCGATCGGCAAACCATTGCTGGAATTCTTCCTGTTCCGGCAAATAGGCCTCCCGGATTTCGTTTCCAGTTCGCCTTGGATCATTCAACTTATGGCCGTTCCGAATGGCAACTGCCGCTTCATAAGCAAACGCATCATCCCGGGCGATATAGCGGGACTCATGACAAGCGACAATGGATAAGCCGACCGCTGCGGCAATCGACTCTATTTCCGCTTCAGCCGGATGCCGTCCACCGCCTGGCCGGGCAATCCCGACGAGAACTGTTGCCTGCTTGCAAACTTCTGTTATCGACAGGACCCGTTCAGTCGTGCCGGATTCCTCCCATGACGGATCCGTCATCGGGCAGACGATGACCAAACCGGCGTGATAAGCTTGCAGCCATTGCATCGGCAGCACTTCATCTTCCCGGATGGAAATGGCGCTGCTCATTTTCATCAAGTTATGGAAGCCGCTGTCGTCTTTCGCATAGACATACAGCAGCACAGTCTCATTTTCGTTGATCTGCAATTTGACGGTTAGCCCGATAACGGGATGGATCCCGTATTTTACCATCGTCTTATAAAAGGAGCGGACCCCGTATAATTTGGAATTGACGAGCCCAACAGAGGTGGCCCCTCTTCGTTGGAGAAGCGGGGCCAGCCGATCAAGCTTTATGATGCCGCGGAGGAGATCCGCGCCAGATACGATTTGAGGGTAGACCAGTGTCAAAAAGACCCCTCCTTATTTACATAATCCTTTCAGATCCCGGATCACCTCATCCGCCTCTTCCCATGTATGGACAGAAGCGCCGGCAGCAAGCGGATGCCCCCCGCCTCCATAACGGGCGGCCAATTGATTGATGACCGGGCCTTTGGAGCGGAGGCGCACCCGGATTTGATCGTCCTCTTCGATGAAGATGACCCAGGCACAAATCCCTTTGACATCACCTAAAATCCCGACCAGTTGCGAAGTTTCCGAAACCGTCACACGAAACTTCTCCAAAATGGTTTGATTCAGCTTAATGAAGGCACAGCCGTTTTCATCCATTTCAAAGTTTTGATAAATATACCCTTTCAATTGCAGAAGTTCACGGCTCACTTCGTACATTCCCGCAAATAAGGCCGGACGGTCAAAATTATATTGGATTAGCTCACTTGCAATATGGAAGGTCTTCTCTGTCGTGCTCGGGAACATGAATCGTCCCGTATCTCCTACAATCCCCGCAAATAAATATCGGGCGACTGCATCATTCATCGTCCACCCTTTGTACTGACGGCCTTCATCGAATAGGCGGGCAATCATTTCGGAAGTGGAGCTCGCATTCGTATCGACCCATCTCATATCGCCATATGTATCCACATCCGGATGGTGGTCAATCTTCAACAGAAAAACGCCATCTTTGTAAAACTCGCTGTCGATGCGTTCCGTATTCCCTGTGTCCGTGACAATGACCAGGGCGTCTTCAAAATCGGATTGTTCAATCGAATCCGGAGTTGCTAAAAAGGATAGCGATTCATCATGATTCCCTCCCGCATACACCTTCTTCGATGGATAATTATGTTGGATCAACTCTTTCAAACCAAATTGTGATCCGTATGCGTCCGGGTCGGGACGGACATGGCGGAGAATAATGATTTTTTCGTATTTCTCAATTGTGTCGATGATTTGTCTTTTCATAGGCCAATTCCTCCGATAAATAATGGGATGCAGTCGCAATCCTCTTGAAAAGCCGCTACAATAGAAGAAGTTCTGTTAATGGAGGGCTTTCATGTTAGGTTCAAATTTAAATTTCATATTCGTGTTTTTGATCATTGCTTCCGGGGTCTTTTATTTTTATTTCAAGACGCGGCAGTTCCGGACAAGACAAATATTTCCGATTCGAAAGAAGATGTACGCCAGTATGGCGGGAGCTTCCCTCGGCGGATTATTAGTATCCTTCGGAATCAACCAGATCATCCTGTTCGATGGAATCACTACATATGTCATCGCGGCCATCTTCATTTTGTTCGGCGCGTATGTACTGATTTTCAATTATAAAGCCTATAAACATTATAGATCGTTTGTCGATGAAGAAACAAAATTGAACGAAAACTGATGCCT from Bacillus sp. OxB-1 encodes:
- a CDS encoding DHH family phosphoesterase; the encoded protein is MKRQIIDTIEKYEKIIILRHVRPDPDAYGSQFGLKELIQHNYPSKKVYAGGNHDESLSFLATPDSIEQSDFEDALVIVTDTGNTERIDSEFYKDGVFLLKIDHHPDVDTYGDMRWVDTNASSTSEMIARLFDEGRQYKGWTMNDAVARYLFAGIVGDTGRFMFPSTTEKTFHIASELIQYNFDRPALFAGMYEVSRELLQLKGYIYQNFEMDENGCAFIKLNQTILEKFRVTVSETSQLVGILGDVKGICAWVIFIEEDDQIRVRLRSKGPVINQLAARYGGGGHPLAAGASVHTWEEADEVIRDLKGLCK
- a CDS encoding YtpI family protein gives rise to the protein MLGSNLNFIFVFLIIASGVFYFYFKTRQFRTRQIFPIRKKMYASMAGASLGGLLVSFGINQIILFDGITTYVIAAIFILFGAYVLIFNYKAYKHYRSFVDEETKLNEN
- a CDS encoding DNA polymerase III subunit alpha, which produces MTLVYPQIVSGADLLRGIIKLDRLAPLLQRRGATSVGLVNSKLYGVRSFYKTMVKYGIHPVIGLTVKLQINENETVLLYVYAKDDSGFHNLMKMSSAISIREDEVLPMQWLQAYHAGLVIVCPMTDPSWEESGTTERVLSITEVCKQATVLVGIARPGGGRHPAEAEIESIAAAVGLSIVACHESRYIARDDAFAYEAAVAIRNGHKLNDPRRTGNEIREAYLPEQEEFQQWFADRPDWLANCTQMLLSCKAGLPSTQMLMPAFPLPEGETAVSRLERNVMAGLEKRLGMVEPAYLDRLRYEVQVIHEMGYADYFLIVEDFMRFAAENGILTGPGRGSSAGSLVAFALGITDVDPIRYGLIFERFLNPGRITMPDIDIDFADHRRSEVIAYVARKYGTSHVAQIITFGTLSSKAVARDVARVFDFSNEEMAFISRNIQGSSRQTLNDAIAKSSALRDWISLDPIRGKWLEVASMLEGLPRNASTHAAGVILSPDPLVERVPLQQGGDGIYLTQWSMGDVEEQGLLKMDFLGLRNLTLLDRIRSMIAFDKGVHIAFEKIPLDDEKTFELFRNGDTTGIFQFESDGMRDALRLIRPTRFEDLFAVNALYRPGPMENIPLYSRRKNGQEQVDYIHPALEPVLKETYGVIVYQEQIMQIAYRVAGYTMAEADLLRRAISKKNREVLKEERGRFVGRAMEKGFPEAAGQAVYDLIVKFADYGFPKSHAVAYSLISYRLAFLKANEPAYFFAAMLSSVTGSPEKTMELMREAEARGISILPPSVLHSKYQHTVEQGQIRIGLCAVKGITPSFYKMFHEARKSSERWKTMFDMAAALGSDLFKEKTITPLIKAGALDEFGQSREVLLASIDAAISHALFIQPDGEDDFLSTIMPSLANPKYSPGGTMPRMLMLEYEREVLGFYLSDHPALEWKRKTAEKWNDISAVRQLADKSDVSIIGLLTNVKRIRTKKGEAMAFLEIQDDTGTISCTVFPQQYSSFNALLDEMTLVHATGNMEWRNGKSQIIIRQIQVC